The sequence below is a genomic window from Acidimicrobiales bacterium.
CGATCGCGACAAGGAACGCAACCGGTGATCTACCTCGACGCGTGTGCGTTGGTGAAGTTCATCAAGCCCGAGAAGGAGACCGAGGCGCTGCGCAGCTGGCGGGAGGCGCTACCCGACGACACCGAGTTGATCTCCAGTGAGTTGGCCATGCTGGAGATCACTCGAGCGCTGCTCCGCGGCGGCATCGACCACACGCGGGTGCCGTACTACGTGGGACAAGCGGTGCGAGGGGTCTACGTGGTCGACCTGTCG
It includes:
- a CDS encoding type II toxin-antitoxin system VapC family toxin — translated: MIYLDACALVKFIKPEKETEALRSWREALPDDTELISSELAMLEITRALLRGGIDHTRVPYYVGQAVRGVYVVDLSSTVLDRARSYQVARLGSLDAIHLATVDPFRAELTDFVTYDSELASAATDLGFPITAPE